GCCACTAAGTTTACCGAGGTGGGCTATGTGGGTAAGGAAGTAGATAGCATTATCCGCGATCTTACTGATATTGCGGTGAAAATGACTCGCGAACAACAAATGAAAAAATATCAGTATAAAGCAGAAGAAGCGGCGGAAGAGCGCGTACTAGATGCGTTATTACCTAACCCTCGCAATAATTTTGGCGAGCCAGAAAAAGCCGATAATAGTAACAGCCGACAAATTTTTCGTAAAAAACTGCGTGAAGGTCAGTTAGACGATAAAGAAATTGAGATAGATGTGGCCGCTCCACAAATGGGTGTGGAGATCATGGCGCCTCCTGGCATGGAAGAAATGACTAACCAGCTGCAAGGTATGTTTCAAAATCTAGCCGCCGGTCACACCAGCAAGCCGCGTAAGATGAAAATCAAAGAAGCGCTAAAGCTGTTAATAGAAGAAGAAGCTTCAAAACAGCTCAACCCAGAAGAGCTGAAAGAGCAAGCGATTCATGCGGTGGAAAACCATGGCATCGTCTTTATCGACGAGTTTGATAAAATCTGTAAGCGAGGCGAAAGCTCAGGTCCTGATGTGTCTCGTGAGGGGGTACAACGCGACCTGCTGCCCTTAATTGAAGGTTCTTCAATCAACACCAAGCATGGCATGGTGCGTACCGATCACATGCTGTTTATTGCTTCCGGCGCTTTCCAAGTGGCTAAACCCTCGGATCTCATTCCTGAGTTACAAGGCCGACTGCCTATTCGAGTTGAGCTTAGCTCGCTAAACACCGACGATTTTGAACGTATCCTCACTGAGCCTAACGCCTCGTTAACCGAGCAATATAAGGCGTTGTTGGCTACCGAAAACGTAACCGTAGACTTTACTAAAGCTGGTATTCGCCGCTTAGCAGAAGCTGCGTGGCGCGTAAATGAGCGCACCGAGAACATAGGCGCACGTCGCTTACATACCATTATGGAGCGCTTACTGGATGAGCTTTCCTTTGAGGCGTCAGATAAGTCAGGTGAAAGTATTGTTATCGATGAACACTATGTGGATCACTACTTAGAAGACTTAGTCGAAGATGAAGATCTAAGCCGTTATATTCTCTAATCTTCTGCCCTCGGTTTGCGACAATTTCCAAGCAGTAAGTCGCAATTGTCCTCGGCATTAAGCAAGGTGCGCGCGTACTAACACGATTATGATTGAAAAGTGCTCCCGCCCCTTTATACTTGATGCTATCTGGTTTCAAAATGTGGCTGACTTCATGGAATATAATACTTCAGAACTTTGTGATACCTATATCGATATGGTGGATGTGGTTGAACCCATGTTCTCCAGTTTTGGTGGGCGCAACTCTTTTGGCGGCTCTATCACTACCATCAAGTGCTTTGAGGCTAATGGCTTGATTAGCGATACCGTGAAAGAAGATGGCCAAGGCCGCGTCTTACTGATCGATGGTGGGGGTTCTTTACGTCGTGCCTTGATTGATGCCGACATTGCTGAAACCGCAACTGATAATGGTTGGGAAGGTATTATTTGCTACGGCTGTGTGCGTGAAGTCGATGCCCTTGAGGAGCTAGATATTGGCATTCAAGCGCTGGCTTCTATTCCTGTTGGCGCCGAGGAAAACGACATTGGTGAGCTACAGGTGCCGGTTAACTTCGGTGGCGTTACTTTCTTACCCGCAGATTATGTCTATGCCGACACCACAGGCGTTATCTTATCGCCAGAGCCGCTCGATATTGAAGATGAAGGCGACTACGACGGTGATTTTACTGAAGACGAGGCTAGCGATCAGTGATAGTGTCACTGAGCAAAATAGAAAAAGGCCAACCTCAGGGTTGGCCTTTTTGTATGTCATTATAAGGAAGTTGAGAGATAAGGATCTGCTAGGTGATAACGCCACTCACTTTACCCTTTACGCCTCATGACACAATTAAGCGTTTTCTTCAACTTGATCAATCTTACCCAGTAATACGCGTAATCTATCTTGCCACGCTTCATGCTGCTGCTTAAGCTGCTGATTGTCTTGCTCAAACTGAGCCTGATTTTGTTTTAATTGCTGGTTTTCTTCACCCAATTTTGTGTTGAGCTCTTTTAGCTCTTCCACTTCCATTTGCAACAAATCAATCGTGTCTACGGCCGACAGTATTTTGGCTTCCAGTTTCTCTAATACATCAAAAGACATGCATTCACCCCTAAAAATCACAGTTATCAGGCCAAGCGGCCGCTACTAGCAAAGAGGATACAGCGCCCCTTGCTTGACAACAAGTAGGCAGCACCTTTGCAACGCAGATAAGGTAAATTTAACCCCCATTGCGTCAATAAAAGTCTAAATATTTTGGTTCATATCAAAAGAGGGCATAGCTGAACACGGGCGTCCTACAACGCGTGCCGGTACGCCTGCCACTGTGGTATGAGGCGGTACCGACTCTAGCACCACACTGCCCGAGCCCACTTTAGCGCCGCACCCTACTTCAATATTACCTAAAATTTTCGCCCCCGCGCCTATCATAACGCCTTGGCGGATTTTAGGGTGGCGATCGCCACCCGTCTTACCGGTGCCACCTAAGGTGACACTTTGTAAAATAGAGACATCATCTTCAATCACCGCAGTTTCGCCCACTACGATGCCAGTGGCATGATCAAACATAATGCCCTTACCAATGCGCGCCGCTGGATGCACATCCACGCCAAACACTACCGAGATTTGGTTTTGCAAATAGGTAGCCAGCGCACGGCGGCCGTGGCGCCATAGCCAGTTAGCAATACGATACCCTTGCAGCGCATGAAAACCTTTCAGATAAAGTAGTGGCGTAGAAAATAAGTCTACGGCGGGGTCTCGCTCTTGTACTGCACAGATATCGGTGGCAACAATATCGAGAATGCAAGGTTCAGAGTCCACTACTGACTCTATCACTTCGCGCAGGCTAATAGCCGGCATCACTGAACTCTCAAGTTTATTGGCTAAAATGAAGCTTAGCGAGCACTTGAGTGTGTCGTGGTTAAGAATGGTCGAATAGTAAAAGCTACCTAACATGGGCTCTTCTGCAATCATCCAGCGAGCTTCTTCGCGGATGCGCAACCAAGTACTAGCTTGAATGCCGTCTTCCATGGGTTAAACCTTGTCTACTGTAAAAAAAGAAGTATTCATTACTCTGGAACCGAGGGCAGGACCGATAATGGGTCCATATGAATAATGATATCGGTATAAGCAAACAGCTGTTCCAGCTGCTCTTCTACCTGTAATGCAATGTGATGTGCCTGCACTAAGGGTAAATGATCATCTAGTTCAAGATGCAGTTGAATAAATCGCGTCGCGCCCGATTGCCGAGTGCGTAAATTATGTAAGCCCTGCACGCCAGCAACGCCTAGGCAAACTTCGATAATGCGCCTTTGTTCAGCATCGGGCAACTGATGATCTAACAACATCTGAATAGCATCATACCCAATTTTAAGTGCGCCTTTAAGGATATAGCCGCCAATTAATAGCGCAAATAACCCATCGGCCCAATGAAAGCCCTGCCAAGCTAACCCAATAGCCACTAAGACGCCGATATTTAATAAAATATCCGATCTGTAATGCAGTTGATCGGCGCGGATCGCCACTGAGTTGGTTTGTTTTATGACATAGCTTTGGTATAGCACCAATAACAAGGTGACCAATATCGAAAATAAGACCACCCCTATGCCCATGCCCGCATGGCTGACGGTTTGGGTATTAACCAGGCGAGAAATACCCGTGATCATTAAAAAAATGGCCGAGGCACTAATAAAGGCAGACTGAGCTAACCCCGCTAATGATTCGGCCTTACCGTGACCAAAGCTATGCTCTTTATCGGCGGGGACCAGCGCATAGCGAATCGCTATCAAGTTAATAAAAGAAGCGCTAATATCGAGTAAAGAGTCAGTTAACGAAGCCAGCATACTGGCGGAGTCGGTATAAAACCACGCTAGCAACTTAGTGAGGATCATCAAGCCCGCAGCCAGCATGGCGGCCTTGGCTGCACGGGTGACTAGTCGTTCATAGCGGGTTTGCTCGGTGCTTGACACCGTTATCTTGTTCACCGTCCACCTCTTATCTCGCACTATCGCTTAATAGCTATTGTCCGCCAGCAAAGTCCAATTGGCGCCACGCTTCGTAGCTGATAATGGCCACCGCATTCGATAAATTCAAGCTGCGGCTATCGGCTTGCATAGGAATGCGAATTCTAAACTCAGGCGCAATACCATTAAGTACGGTATCAGGCAAACCGCGAGTTTCAGGACCAAACAACAACACATCTTGTGCTTGAAAGTGTGCTTTATGATGGGCTTGGCTGCCTTTAGTAGTACAGGCAAAAAGACGCTTGCCCTTCACTGCCACTAAGAAGTCGTCATAGTTTTTATGAATGGAGATACGGCCAAAATCTGCATAGTCCAAGCCCGCACGGCGCAGGCGTTTTTCTTCTAACTGAAACCCCATGGGCTCAATTAAATGCAAATGACAGCCATTGTTGCGCGCTAAACGCATAATATTACCGGTATTGGGTGCAATTTCAGGTTCATAGAGCGCAATCTCGAACATGGTTTTCTCTTATTAAATAAGGCCGTAATGGCATAAATGGGGCAACAGCGCCAAGCAGAGACAGATTTTACGCCTCACCTTAACTAATTTATACCTTGCTTTGACAAGGAATAAACTGAGCGCTGCGCTCAAGATGCCACCACATACCGCCCAGCGTGATGCCGCGAGCCAACATAAAGCATACCATCGCCAGCCATAAACCATGATTACCAAGTGCTTGGCTTACATACCACACGGGGAAAAACACACCCGCAGTAGACACTAGCATCATGTCGCGCATTTGAGTGCCTCTAGTGGTGCCAATAAAAATACCATCTAAAATAAAGCACCAGCATGCAGCAATCGGCATTAGAACTAACCAAGGCAAATAACGCACCGCTTGCTCACGTACCGCTTCAATAGTGGTAATTAAACCAATGAGTGAGGTGCCAGCCAGCGCAAAAATTAGCATAAAAAGGAGTCCCACTAGGGCCCCCCAAAAGAGATTTAAGGCGCAGGCTAAGCGAAACTCTTGGCGGTTTCTCGCGCCTACCGCTTTGCCTACCATGGCCTCTACTGCATAGGCAAAGCCATCTAGGCCAAAGGAGATAAACATTAAAAAGTTCATTAATACCGCATTGGCTGCTAGTACGTCATCCCCTAATCGAGCGCCTTGAAACGTCATAAATGCGAAAGTCAGCTGCAAGCATAACGCGCGTAAAAAAATATCGCGATTAAGACCAATTAATTGCTTAAAAGCACCGCGCTTAAAACAGCTCGCCCAAAAGCCTATTGCTGGCCAAATATTGCGTTTTTTTAAAGTATGCCACACTAAGTAAGCGCCCAAGACTGTGGCCATATAATCCGCTAACACCGAGGCCGCTGCTGCGCCTTTTACTTGCCAACCCAGCCCCAATACAAACCAAATATCGAGCACTATATTAAGCGCATTCCCCAAGATCAGGAGCAGCATAGGCGCGCGTGCATTTTGATTACCCAACAACCAGCCTAATAACACTAAGTTAGTGAGCGCCGCCGGCGCACTCCAAATGCGCACTAAGACATAATCTCGAGCATAATGCTGCACTAAATCACTGCCCCCCATCAGCCAAAGCGCCAGCTCTGTGAGAGGATATTGTAACGCTAGGATCAGTAGCGCTAAACCCCAAGCAAGCGCGAGCGCGCGTGCTAACACCTGCAATAAAGCAAGGTTGTCTCCTGCACCATAAGCTTGTGCGGTAAGACCGGTGGTCGACATTCGCAAAAAGCCTAATAACCAAAAAATGAGGCTAATAATAGTGGCGCCCACCGCCACCCCACCTAAGTAATAGGCTTTATCTAAATGGCCAATTACCACTGTGTCTACCAAGCCTAATAATGGCACCGTAATATTGGACACTACCATGGGCAAGGCGAGCGCAAACACCTGACGGTGGCGAGCGAGATTAAAAAAAGAGGCAGGCATCATAAATTCTTAATCAAAGACATTGAGATAAAAAGAAAACGCAGCCCATCCAGTATTAAGATGAGCTGCGCTTGCTTGAGCTTTAAAAGAGGGAAGCCGGATTATGCTTAAGGCTTAACCGCGCCAGCGCGCTAAAATACTGGAGAAGTTTTTAACGAGCTCAGGCCCATTAACTAACGGCATTTCTGTTTTCTCATCAAAGTCGGGTCTAAAAGCGGCATGTAGCTCCCCTTTCGGGTTAACCAATGCGATCGAGGCAGAATGATCCACTAAGTAATTTTCTTCTTCTTTATCGAAAATGCCATAAATTAAGCCTAACTGCTGCACAACAGGCATTAGTTGCTCATGTTCGGCAGTCACCGCAATAAAGTTAGGATTAAAGTATTCGGTATAGACTTTTAAGCGCTCAGGCGTATCGCGCGCCGGATCTGCCGATACAAAAATCACTTGTACTTTATCGCTTAATTTAGCCAACTCGGGATAAACACGCGATAAGTCCGATAAGGTAGTAGGGCAAATATCGGGACAATAGGTGTAACCAACAAAGACTAAGCTCCAGTGATCACTAAAATTTTGCTCGGTGAAAGGCTCACCTTCACCATCGATTAAGTCTACTTGCGTTAAGGGCTCTCGCTCGGGGTAAACCACGACCGCATCGGTTAAGCTATTTTTTTTATCGGCATACCAAGCACCGCCCGCTAAGGTGCCTACCAGCAATAGCAACATTGCTAACAGCCATATCCATCGATTAGTTTTAGCCATAATTTATCCAATGATCCGCTAATTTCAGCACCCTGAGGTGGCTAATTGAAAAAGTTGCAACAGTGTAGTGCGCTTTATCTAGAAGGTCTAAACTTCAGCTGCCAGCCTAATGCAAAAGCTAACTAAGGTCGAGCGAGCATAGCAAGATAAACAAGTGGAAAAACAAGTCACTAGCAGAGATTAACAGTGCGCAAGCAAAATAGCCGGGCTGCAGATAACGGACATAAAAAAGCGCAAGCCAAGCTCACGCTAATTTATCTAACATCCGTTCTTTAAAAGTCTGAGTTGCGTATTACACCTACCGCTAGGCCTTCAATAATTAACTCTTGAGTACGCAGATCCACTTCAATAGGACTAAGCTCTTCGTTTTCAGGCAATAAGCTAACTTGAGTCCCTTTGCGCTGGAAGCGTTTTACCGTCACTTCATCACCTAGGCGCGCTACCACCACTTGACCATTACGCGCTTCTTGGGTTTTATGCACTGCTAATAAGTCGCCGTCCATAATACCGATGTTTTTCATACTCATGCCTTGCACGCGTAGTAAAAAATCAGCAGCGGGATGAAATAGCGACGGATCTAATTGGTAATGACTTTCAATATGTTGTTGCGCCAAGATGGGTTCACCGGCCGCTACTTGGCCAATTAAGGGTAAGCCCGTCTCTTCTGGCTCTTCTTCTACTAAGCGTATGCCACGAGAGGTGCCAGGCATCATAGTAATGGCGCCCTTTTTGGCCAGTGCTTTAAGGTGTTCTTCGGCGGCATTGGCCGATTTAAAGCCTAAAATAGTGGCGATTTCGGCACGCGTGGGCGGCATGCCGGTTTGTTGAATATTGTCTTTAATAATCTCCAGTACCTGAGACTGGCGAAGCGTGAGCGCTTTCATAAGGCACCTGTTTTTATATACAGTTAACTGTCAGTATATCCAGTAAATATAACAGCGCAAGCATAAAATCCGGTGACCACTTAAAGCAAGGTCAGCACGATGCCGACAAAAATCACCATGCCGACTGAATTATTATTTAAAAAGGCGCTAAAGCATAAATCTCGCTCACGATCTGCTATCTGTTTTTGCTGAAAGACAAATAAGGCCGCCGCGCCTAACAGACTCCAATAAAACCACGCGCCCAGCGCAAAGCTCTGCCCCGCTGCGACTAAAAGTACTAAGGTTAATAACTGTAAAACGCCCACAATAAGCTTGTCGTGTTTACCAAACAAAATGGCCGTGGACTTCACTCCTATCTTGAGGTCGTCATCTCTATCAACCATGGCATACATAGTGTCATAGGCGATAGTCCAGGTGAGATTAGCAGCAAATAATAACCAAAGGCCCAGTGGCAAACTGTTGCTTTGCGCCGCAAACGCCATGGGAATCGCCCAGGAAAAGGCAATCCCTAAAAATAACTGTGGCAAATGAGTATAGCGCTTCATAAAAGGATAAAGTGCAGCCCAACCAAGCCCCGCCACAGATAATAAAATAGTGAGCTTATTGGTGGTAAGCACTAATAGGAAAGACACCACCACTAGCAAGGCAAAACAGCCAAGCGCTTGGCGTTCACTAAGCTCACCGGTGACTAAGGGACGGCCCACGGTGCGTTTAACATGGCCATCAATATGACGATCCGCATAGTCGTTGATCACACAGCCTGCGGAGCGCATTGAAAACACGCCAATTACAAACACACACACTAACCACCATGAAGGGCGACCAGCGCCAGCAATCCACAGTGCCCATAAAGTAGGCCATAGCAGCAACAAGGTGCCAATAGGCTTATCAAGCCGAGCCAGTGCCATATAAGCACGCCATTGAGGACGATTAGTAGTTGTAGTCATTATTATTACTCTTGGTAAGCACACACAACAGGTAAAAAAAGTTCAGTCACTAGTACTTGTGCCTTAGGGATAGCAAGCACCGAGCGCCGAGCCCACAACAAGTCCTCTGGCATAGGCTGGGTTAAAGGAATGATGTGGCTATGGGATTGGATAAGGCTCTGGTATTCAGCCCTCGCAAGTGCTGCGTATTCAAAGGGGCTGCGCGTGAGTGTGGGATCATCAAACATAAGCTCGCCTAAGGCTTTATTACCTAAGCCACCGAGTGCTGGCACCGCATTAAGAGCGGCGGCTGAATATAAAGAACTGGCATAAATCCACGGTTTATTATCACACCATAATAGCACTTCTCGACAATAGCCGGCGGGGCTTCCTAGCCACTTTGCTTGGCTGCGAGTCAAAGTGATAGCGCGCGTCTTGAGCAGTTGTACTTTAAATTCATGGCAATGGGCTCGTAAACGCACCGTTAGCGAGCCGGCATCTTGTAACCAATCGATAAGAGCTGCGTTATCTACAGTGGCGTGAGCTTGCCAGTGCCAATGCGCATCATTACTGTGCTTCACGCGTTTTTCCTAGCTGTGATGTAGCAAGATGTCATGCTAAATGGCAGTTTTAGTTCTAAAAAACACGTATTCACTTGACCGACCCACACTTTGTTTAAACAATAGTCATCTTATTTTATAAAAAAGGCTCACGATGTTTCGCATACTAGCCCTGTGTCTCTTGTTCAGCGCAGCTTCGCTGCAGGCTCAAGAAGCCGTTCCAGAAGGCCCTTTATACTACACCATAGAGCCTGACATTATTACTAACTACCATAACTCGGGACAAACCTTAGGTTATATTCGGGTAACGGTAGATTTAATGTTAGAAAGTGCCGATAAAATGCCGTTAGTAGAGCAGCATATTCCTTTGCTACGAGATGCATTAAACAGTTTATTAGCAGAGCAAGATCAACAAGAAATTCGCTCCCTAGCCCTGCGCGAGCAACTCGCTGCTAAAGGCTTACAGCGACTTAATGACCTACTGCTTGCAGAAACTGGCGAAACGCCAATTCGTCGACTGTTATTTACCAAATTTTTATATCAATAGCGGTGTCGGAGCTGGCGATCTACTACGGCCTGCAATAAGCCAATCAGGCCGCCGCCTAAATGCGCAAGGTTGGCCACATTACCCAACACGCCAGCAAAGCCAAGGATGAGCCACACTAACATTAAAACGGCCATGCCATCGGGTAAGCTCATCCGCCCGCCAGGATTTAGACGCCCAGATAACCACACATAAGCCAGCAGCGCATAAACCACGCCCGATAAGCCGCCAAAGTAGGGACCACTGGCAAAAAATTGCATAAAATTAGGCAAGATGCCAGCCACTAGCAAGATTAAAATTAAGCGACCCGCGCCCCACTCGCGCTCTACCATGCTGGCTAAATACCACCACCAAAACAGATTAAATACTAAGTGCATCAAGCTAAAGTGCAATAATGCCGGTGTAAAAGCGCGCCAAAAATTCACTCCCACTAACTGACTTAACTGTGCAGGAAAAGACAACCAGGCCAACACCGGGGCGCCCAGCTGTGCCAAACCATAGATCAATACACAACTCAGCAGCACGATAAGATTAACGGGGCCCGTACGCTTGGCGAGTTGAGCCAAGTTTTGTTTACTCGCCGCTTGGCTAGCAAATTTAATATGAGTATCACCGTGTAACCAAGCAGCTTCTTGATAGCGAGGGTGAAACGGCTCTTTAAGAAAACGAGCCACTTCGGGTTCTGCATCTGCAAACCGATGTTCATCTATTAGCCAAATACTCACTCGATGAGCATCGTCTAGGGTTTGTTCGCAGGCTAAACCTTGCGCGGTTAAATAGTCCACAAACGCTTGTGCGCGCCGCGCATCCTCAACTACCAATAGCAATTTCATTAGGCGGCAACCACAGGCTGAGTACGGCGCCACGCCTCAAAGCCGCCATCTAAGCTATAAACTTGGTCAAAGCCTTGTTCAATTAAATATTGCGCTGCACCTTGGCTACTGACGCCGTGATAACACATCACAATAATCGGCGTTTCATAATCTACTTCATTCGTGAACGCCACTAAGGTGTCGTTTGTTAAATGGTAAGACTCAGGTACATGGGCTTGGGCAAAAGATTGGGGATCCCGCGTATCCACTAAGCGTGCTTCGCCTTGGGCAAGTAATTGCTGCGCCTGTTCTACCGATATATGAGCAAATTGCTCCATGACTAACTCCTCTTAATAAATTTCTTCCAGTTTACCCAATCTCCTCTTTCTTAGCATTAGTCACAGTACTCTTGCAGTCTTAGCCGCCTAGATATGCTTGGCGTACTTGCTCATTCACTAATAAAGCGCGCCCAGAGTCAGCTAAAATAATGCGGCCGTTTTCTAATACATAGCCACGATCTGCTAGTTGCAGCGCTTGATTGGCGTTTTGTTCTACTAAGAAAATGGTCATACCTTTTTCTGCACGCAGCTGCGCTATGGTGGCAAATATTTGATTAATAATTATCGGCGCTAAGCCCAGTGAAGGTTCATCTAACAATAATAAGCGCGGTTTACTCATGAGTGCGCGGCTAATAGCGAGCATTTGTTGCTCGCCGCCAGACAAGGTGCCGGCTCTTTGTTGCATGCGCTCTTTAAGGCGTGGGAATAAATCATAGACTTCTTTTAACAGGGCACTATGTTCATGTTTATCCACAAAAAAAGCGCCCATATAAAGATTTTCCTCTACCGTTAAGCGGGCAAATATACGCCGCCCTTCTGGCACAATCGCAATATCTTTGCGCATAATACTGGCGGTGTCTAAGTCAGTTAAGTCTTGGCCCTCAAATACCACGCGCCCTTGACTGGGTTTAGGATCACCGCAAATGGTCATCATTAAGCTGGTTTTACCAGCGCCATTGGCACCAATTAAGGTCACTATTTCGCCCTGATCTATATGCACAGTCACATCGTGTAGCGCCTGGATTTTGCCATAGCCCGCATTTATATTATCCACATGCAGCATACTGCGCCCTCTCCCTAACAGCGTTATTCTGACCTAAAGTTAGTGGTGCTCAACATCGCCAAGATAGGCATTAATGACGTCTTTATTACTGCGCACTTGCTCAGACGTGCCTTGGGCTAAAGGGCGGCCCTGATTCACCACATAAATATAATCAGAAATGCCCATCACTAGTTTCATATCATGCTCAATCAATAAAATGCTCACCCCTTCGTTATCCCGTAGGTCACAAATTAAATGATTAAGCTCATGGGTTTCATTAGGATTCAAACCCGCCGCTGGCTCATCGAGCATAAGTAATTGTGGGCGCGTCGCCATACAGCGAGCAATTTCTAAGCGGCGCTGTTGGCCATAGGATAAATTATCTGCGCTGCGATTCGCTACGCAGGTAAGCTGTACTTTTTCTAACCAATAATGAGCCAGCTCTAGGCCTTGGCGCTCGGCGCGACGAAAAGCAGGAGTTTTAAATAGCCCTGCGAGAAAGTGAGTATTTAAATGGCGATGCTGGGCGACTAAGAGATTTTCTAGCACCGTCATTTCTTTAAATAACCGCACATGCTGAAAAGTGCGCACCATCCCTAAGCGAGCAATTTTAAAGCCCGGCATGCCAGAAATAAGCTGCTCTTTAAACCTCACTTGTCCGCCACTGGCTCGATAAAAACCAGACAAACAATTAAAAATAGTGGTTTTCCCAGCTCCATTGGGCCCAATAATAGACACCACCTGCTGTGGTTTAACCGTCAATGCAACGTTATCTACGGCCACTAAACCACCAAAGCGCATGCTTAAATCAGATACCTGCAATAAGGCGCTCATGATTTTAGCTCCAGATGAGGGCGGTGCATCGGCAATAAGCCTTGGGGGCGCCAAATCATCATTAACACCATCAGCAAGCCAAATAATAACATTCGGTATTCATTAAACTCTCGGGTGAGCTCCGGCAATATGGTCATCACAATAGCGGCTAATACCACGCCCACTTGGGAGCCCATGCCACCTAATACCACAATGGCTAAAATAATCGCCGACTCAATGAACACAAACGACTCGGGGCTAATAAAACCTTGGCGCGCGGCAAAAAAACTGCCAGCAAAACCGGCAAAGGCCGCGCCTATGGTAAAAGCACTCAGTTTAATTAAAGTGGGATTTAAGCCTAATGAACGACAGGCAATTTCATCTTCACGCAGGGCTTCCCACGCCCGACCAATTGGCATACGCAATAGGCGATTAATAACAAATAAGGTCAGGAGCACTAATAACAGCGCCAGCAAATATAAGAAAATTACTTTATGGTTAGAGTTATAGGCAATATTAAAAAACTCATGAAAAGTATTATCGCCTCGGCGATCAAACTGTAAACCAAATAAAGTCGGTTTAGGAATGCCTGCAATACCGTTTGGCCCACCGGTAATTTCCGTCATATTATTCAGTAAAATTCGAATAATCTCGCCAAAGCCTAAGGTAACAATGGCCAAATAATCGCCCCGTAGGCGCAGCACGGGAAAGCCTAATAAAAAGCCAAACAAGGCGGCCATCGCGCCTGAGATAAATAAACAGCTCCAAAAATCTAAGCCAAAATAAGCATTTAATAAGGCGTAGCTGTAGGCACCTACCGCATAAAAGGCCACATAACCTAAGTCCAATAAGCCCGCCAGCCCTACTACCACGTTTAAACCAAGACCTAACATCACATAAATAAGGGTTAAGGTGGCTAAATCTACGGCACCGCGTGAGCCCATAAATGGCCAAATTAATAACGTCGCTAACACTAAGGCACTCAGCAGCCGATAGGCGCCAGGTTTCTCTTCGGGTGCCGGCAGCGCAAACTGACCTTTTCGATCTAATAACAGGCGTAGCCAATGGCGTAACTTAGTGTGAAATAACTGCGCGACAAACACTAAGGCCATGCCCAGCGCCAGCCATTGCCAAGTGGCATCTAGACGGTTCGTGACCACCAACTGGGTACCGGCCGTTTCAAGACGAAAGCCCAGTAGCCAGCCGGCTAATAATAAAAATAAGCCACTGGCTAGCACCGCAGAT
This genomic window from Oceanisphaera avium contains:
- a CDS encoding SCO family protein; translated protein: MAKTNRWIWLLAMLLLLVGTLAGGAWYADKKNSLTDAVVVYPEREPLTQVDLIDGEGEPFTEQNFSDHWSLVFVGYTYCPDICPTTLSDLSRVYPELAKLSDKVQVIFVSADPARDTPERLKVYTEYFNPNFIAVTAEHEQLMPVVQQLGLIYGIFDKEEENYLVDHSASIALVNPKGELHAAFRPDFDEKTEMPLVNGPELVKNFSSILARWRG
- the lexA gene encoding transcriptional repressor LexA is translated as MKALTLRQSQVLEIIKDNIQQTGMPPTRAEIATILGFKSANAAEEHLKALAKKGAITMMPGTSRGIRLVEEEPEETGLPLIGQVAAGEPILAQQHIESHYQLDPSLFHPAADFLLRVQGMSMKNIGIMDGDLLAVHKTQEARNGQVVVARLGDEVTVKRFQRKGTQVSLLPENEELSPIEVDLRTQELIIEGLAVGVIRNSDF
- the ubiA gene encoding 4-hydroxybenzoate octaprenyltransferase; protein product: MTTTTNRPQWRAYMALARLDKPIGTLLLLWPTLWALWIAGAGRPSWWLVCVFVIGVFSMRSAGCVINDYADRHIDGHVKRTVGRPLVTGELSERQALGCFALLVVVSFLLVLTTNKLTILLSVAGLGWAALYPFMKRYTHLPQLFLGIAFSWAIPMAFAAQSNSLPLGLWLLFAANLTWTIAYDTMYAMVDRDDDLKIGVKSTAILFGKHDKLIVGVLQLLTLVLLVAAGQSFALGAWFYWSLLGAAALFVFQQKQIADRERDLCFSAFLNNNSVGMVIFVGIVLTLL
- a CDS encoding chorismate--pyruvate lyase family protein, with the translated sequence MKHSNDAHWHWQAHATVDNAALIDWLQDAGSLTVRLRAHCHEFKVQLLKTRAITLTRSQAKWLGSPAGYCREVLLWCDNKPWIYASSLYSAAALNAVPALGGLGNKALGELMFDDPTLTRSPFEYAALARAEYQSLIQSHSHIIPLTQPMPEDLLWARRSVLAIPKAQVLVTELFLPVVCAYQE
- a CDS encoding flagellar basal body-associated FliL family protein, yielding MFRILALCLLFSAASLQAQEAVPEGPLYYTIEPDIITNYHNSGQTLGYIRVTVDLMLESADKMPLVEQHIPLLRDALNSLLAEQDQQEIRSLALREQLAAKGLQRLNDLLLAETGETPIRRLLFTKFLYQ
- the glpG gene encoding rhomboid family intramembrane serine protease GlpG; the encoded protein is MKLLLVVEDARRAQAFVDYLTAQGLACEQTLDDAHRVSIWLIDEHRFADAEPEVARFLKEPFHPRYQEAAWLHGDTHIKFASQAASKQNLAQLAKRTGPVNLIVLLSCVLIYGLAQLGAPVLAWLSFPAQLSQLVGVNFWRAFTPALLHFSLMHLVFNLFWWWYLASMVEREWGAGRLILILLVAGILPNFMQFFASGPYFGGLSGVVYALLAYVWLSGRLNPGGRMSLPDGMAVLMLVWLILGFAGVLGNVANLAHLGGGLIGLLQAVVDRQLRHRY
- the glpE gene encoding thiosulfate sulfurtransferase GlpE; translated protein: MEQFAHISVEQAQQLLAQGEARLVDTRDPQSFAQAHVPESYHLTNDTLVAFTNEVDYETPIIVMCYHGVSSQGAAQYLIEQGFDQVYSLDGGFEAWRRTQPVVAA
- a CDS encoding ABC transporter ATP-binding protein, which gives rise to MLHVDNINAGYGKIQALHDVTVHIDQGEIVTLIGANGAGKTSLMMTICGDPKPSQGRVVFEGQDLTDLDTASIMRKDIAIVPEGRRIFARLTVEENLYMGAFFVDKHEHSALLKEVYDLFPRLKERMQQRAGTLSGGEQQMLAISRALMSKPRLLLLDEPSLGLAPIIINQIFATIAQLRAEKGMTIFLVEQNANQALQLADRGYVLENGRIILADSGRALLVNEQVRQAYLGG